The Theobroma cacao cultivar B97-61/B2 chromosome 1, Criollo_cocoa_genome_V2, whole genome shotgun sequence genome contains the following window.
ttaatatgttaaatttaatcaatgatcaaatgattcataacagataattttataaaacatgtaaatcaaaaagaataacaaaagaaaaacttacAATACTCTTTTACGAAAGTTGTATTCAACGATGttttataaattcaaattcattaatattgACTTTGTACTAAAAATGCTAGCaatgtattttttaatataaacaactaaattatCTACAAAAAACTTATCATCCATTTAGTGCCAAAgtcttatttttataattttcattaGGCTTAGTGACTCAAATGTAGGACAATCATTTGAAcgatttgtattttttttttaaaagaatttgtCAATTGTTTTTTAACTTACTCATACTTTaatcaaactttaaaaaaattaatgtagccaacatctaatatttttttttatttatatttaaacttaaaatactaaatataaaactataatacATAAATACGATGTACAAGATTTCACACAatagttaaatatataaatagttaactaatataaatagaaagaaaaagataaaaaaaaaatttacctctTTTTACTTTCACATAATAATAGTGAGTGGTTATTGTCCAAACTCATAAATCTCTTTTAAATAATGAAGTGTGTTTCAATGGTGAGAAAAGAGTAAAGTAAAAGTGAAAAGACAAAAGAGAAGGGAGACAAAAAGaattagagaaaaagagaTGTAAAGAAACTTAATTAAGAATTAAGGTAAAGTTGAGAAGAGTTTACggagttattttattatgttttatttgtatagattattatataaaaaaattattttgagggaTATAAAAAGCATATAATAAATAcagattttcaaaaatttgggAAGGCCACAACTTCAGAAATATACTATTTCtcataacaattaaaaatatatatactaagtaaaaattttcaaaacttggGGTGGGGGGTGGTATGAACCTCCGCCCCTGCACTTGAATATGTTTCAAGATATTGTGAATTAGTTGTCAACTGCGAATATAGCGCTAGATGATGTGTTGCAAGCCCTATTTGTTTCCTGGATAATTTTGAAGAAGCATAAGATCTAATTTGTTGATAGCGCACTGAAGAATGATATTGGCTAGTTTTGTTACGAATTTCTTTAGTACTAGaaaactaaaatgaataatttgatgttttgatAATAATGATGATTACTGATAATTTAgttgaattttaattaaacaatacACAATATAAGTTTACAcaagtattaaaattaaattcattgcAAATATCTTGACTCTCCATAAAGTTTGAGTTAAGGGTTTTTATTGCCAATaagaaaaaacataataacaaaaattatgggatgtttcataaagaaaaaaaaatcaaaataatgagATAAAAAGAGTAGGCTAGGCAAGAAGCTCCCCTTCCTCTGACAACTGatcattaataaatttttcatattaCGTTTCTTAGCTATTAGATTAATTATTTCATATCAAAATGATGAAACCAGGCATTGATGAGCCTGactgggttttagtttaggcATTGATGGATGAAATTCTCTTCCTTTGGCCCCCATCCCCATAAATAGTTGCTTTAACAAAGATGTTTGCACCTTCCTGGTATCGTCATTTTGGTTGGTCAATCATAGGCATAGCACACCCAGAAGGCAAGTGGACGATATATTGTAGGAACCAATGTTCCCATTCAGTCAAAAGTCAATTTCATACTacagaaataaaataataataataaaggtGATACTGACTCTTACCCCACCAATCACCATCTATTCTTTAGTATGTATTCCACGAAGAAAGCTACAAGGACGAAAGTTTCCacaatagaaaaagaaagggggTTATGTACAAAAATGTTGAATATTGCTTTTGCAATTTCGTTATTGGTAGATGAAgtatgttgaaaatgtatagtTAGAGAACATTGATCCTCGGTCCGGATTGTTCTACAACCAATTACCTTTTGATCATTTGAAATCCGATCTTCTTATCGGTTATGTGGGCTGCAATACTAACACTCTGTAAGACAATGAAAATATGATACAAGGCATAAGCACATTTGCTTTCTATGTAacaaaaatgtaataaaaacttattctTTACCTCTCCAGGTTAAAACCTACCTatcatttcaattttgttctaTTTCTGAAAGCTAGTTAGCTTGCTAATGGTTATTGTTCCCAGTGGCTCGACCAAGCATGCCTGCGTTCTTGCTGATAATTCTTGTGCCACAAAACGCATGGTCGGTCGTGCCTCCGGTTTGGAGCGTGTGCATGCTAGGCCCATGGTGACAACAAATACAACCTCCTCTGCTATTTGGTCCATAGGAGGTGGAAGCCGTTGGTCTAACAGATCCTTCAAAAGCAATTCTTTATTGTTGGATAACAACGTCACCGATGACAAGGAATTCAAGAGCTCGCCTGGGTGTTTTCCCATCATAATCTCTAATGCCACTACTCCAAAGCTGTAAACATCACATTTAGCTGTGATCTGCATTGTGAGTGCAAGCTCTGAAGACAAagaaatttaacaaagtcaACAATCACATTGCAAtggaaaattaaggaaaagagaaaagaaagccACTGTGACAACAACATCTAATGAAACATAATTAAGTAAATTCTTTGCTAACCTGGTGCCATATACCCATAAGACCCCGCAACCGTGGTCCAGTTCAATGAATCCGGATTCAACAACCTTGCAGTGCCAAAATCCGAGAGTCTTGGCTCAAATTCTTCCTCAAGAAGAACGTTATTCAAAGATATGTCTCGGTGTATAATAGGTGGAGAGCAATCATGATGCAAGTAAGAAATTGCATGAGCCAATCCTTGCACAATTCTCACCCTTGTAGCCCATCCTAGCCCCACTCCCCTTTGTGCTCCATACAATACATTTCCCAAACTACCTCTTTCCACATATTCATAGACCAAGTACATGCACCCTTCTCTAGAACAATACCCGTACAACTTTATGATATTTCGATGCCTAATTTCTGTCAACATTTGAATCTCATTCTCAAAACTCTTGCGATTTGTTGCTTGAATGTCACTAGAATCTGACAAATTGAGTTTTTTAACTGCAACTACTTGACCTGTGGGCAACACCGCTCTGTAAACGGTCCCAAATCCTCCTCTTCCAATGCAGTACTTGTCATTAAAGCATTCTGTGGCTTTGGCAATGTCACCAAATGTaaattttccttctctttcccAAATGGTTGACTCAAAAACATCAGTCCTTTTACTACCTTTAGTCTCCTCATCAAGCAATTTGCTTTGCTGGTGATATTTTAACACTCCAGCAGCAATAGTGGCTAGAATTAATATGCCACAGATAGGAACAATGATAGCAATAAGAATCTTCTTGTTATTGGACTTGCTCTTTGGAAGATTAAAAGTGCAAGAAGTCAATCCTTCAACATCTCCGCACAAACCTGAGTTTCCAACAAAAGCATTTCCAGAAGCATTTTGGAATACTCTATCATTTGGGATAGGGCCAGTTAACTCATtgtaggaaaaatcaaatgaaCGAAGACTAATCATGTTGGACAAAGTTGGGATTCTTCCTGAGAGATGGTTATGTGAAACATTAAGAATCTCCAATGACGCAAGCTTCCCTAGGTCTCGAGGGATTGTGCCTGAGAGTGAATTGCTACTAAGATCTAATAAGTACTGCAAACCCGACAAGCTACCTAGCTCACGTGGAATTTCACCAGATAAATTGTTATGACTCAAGTTCAAGCTCAGTAATTTTTCACACTTCTCAAGATCTTGTGGTATTACTCCTGTCAATTTGTTCCTCGACAAATCAAGGTACTCTAACCTTTCTAAGTTGCCAACAATATAAGGGATCTCACCTATGAGATGATTCTGGCTCAAATTGAGGTTGAACAACATGCTCAAATTTCGCAATTCGAAAGGAATATCCCCTGTCAACTCATTGGCCGCCAAGTTTAGGACACCCAACCGACTCAACTTCCCAAGCTCAGTAGGGATTTCAGCTGAAATTTTGTTGTTGTCCATTTCTAGATTGGTGAGATTTTGGCACTCTCCCCAATTTGGAGAGATTTCACCAGTAAATTGATTGTCACTAAGAGTAATAAAGTCAAGAGAAGGATGAACCCCAAATGCATTGGTGATGTTACCCGTAAATTGATTCCCATCAAACCGGACTCTTAATAGCTGTCTACAGCTCCTCAAGCAAGCTGGCAATGACCCAGTGAAGTTGTTCCCATTTACCGTGAGATTTTGAAGATTAAAGCCACTGCATAATTCAGGGGGCAATTCTCCAGAGAAACTATTGTTCGAAAAGCTAACATAAACCAAATGAGGGCTATATTTTCCAAAATCCCGAGGAATGCTACCTGAGAAGCTATTGGTGAACAGGGAGATGGATTTCAGGTtagtgaggctagaaattgaGTCTGGTAATTCCCCATGCAAGAGATTTGTGTTGAGATCAAGAGACTCCAAAGAGGTCATGTTTCCAACCTCTGGTGGAATTGTGCCACTAAGCTCATTATAGAAAAGTTGTAAACGTGCAAGGTTTGAAAGACTCCATACAGTACGAGGAATTGGACCCGAAAGCTGATTTCCTGAAAGGTCGAGAGTAATCATGGACTTCAAGTTTCCAATCTCTGAAGGAATTGAGCCAGAGAGTTTATTACCATAGAGAAAGAGGAGGTGGAGCTTTGTCAATAGGCCTATTTCTGGTGGAATCCTTCCCGtgaataaattgttttgaagtTGCAAAGAGATCAAGTTGGTCCAATTAGAAATGAGAGATGGCGGGATCTCACCGTCAAAAGAATTATCAGATAAACCCAACTCAATTATTTTTGTGAGTTTTGACAAGGACATAGGCAACTTCCCACTCATTTGATTCCCAGCTAAAGCCAAAAAGGTCAGATTAGTACAGGAACCAAGCTCGGATGGGATTGTAGAATTTAAGCCACTCGAGTGGAGATCAAGTTTCTTGAGCTTTCTTAGTTGGCTAAAAGAAGATGGAATTTTCCCTTCAAACGAATTTTCAAACAACTCAACAGTTTCAAGATTAGACATGGTTCCTATACTCTCAGGAATTGAACCGGTTAACTGATTGGTTCCTAGTCGGAGATCTATGAGTTGGGAAAGCTTGGAAATGTTCGATGACAATGGTCCCTCAAAGACATTGCTAGTGAGATTAAGATACTCAAGCTTGCTCAGATTGGTGTACAATGATTCCGGTATTGGACCAGTCAACTTATTCAGTGACAAGTCTAGGGATGTAAGATTACGGTAGTTGAGTATAAATTGAGGGAATTCCAATCGATCAAATTCATTGTAATCTAAGCTTAGATGTGTCAACAAAGGCATGACCGAGAAATCCGACCAGTCAATAGAAACAAAATAGTTGAATCCAAGGTCGAGGTACCTTAGTTTTTGGAGATTGCTAACTTGAGAAGGGATGGTACCGTTGAGATTGTTGTTGAATAGACTCAGATATTGAAGCTCCGTTAGACGACCTATCTCCGATGGTATGTTTCCTTCAAAAGAATTGTTGCTCAAGTCCAAGACGAGGAGTTTGGACAGAGTACCAATTGCGGACGGTATTGGCCCTTCCATACCGCTATTGATGAGGTCAAGGCGCGTGAGATTGGCAAATGGAGTGAAGTTGAGTTGGGCGATGGAACCAGACATGTTTGCATTGGAGAGGTTGATTTCGGAGACTGTTCCAGTGCCATCGCAGGTAATGGAAGTCCAGTTGCAGAGGTTGTTGAGATTGGACAAGGACCAAGAGTTGAGAGAAGGTGGCGAAAAAGACAAGCTGTTCTTCCATTGGACGAGTGCTTCTGCTTGCGTTCTTGCTGAACACGTGATCTTCAATGGAAGTAGAGAAAGCAAAACAGCATGGAAGAGAACAAGACAGGGATTACGGTGATTTGACATGCTTATAGCTGCTACGAATTTCGAGTAATGTAAGTTGGGCTTGGTTTGGAAGTTTAGATGAACTCTCTTATAGCTGGGAGAAAGGCAAATATTTCCATGCcgtaaacattcaatttccAAGTCTTTGTTCTGGCTCTGTACTTATCATCTGAACATGGAATAGTGGAACGAACCCAGCACTCCAACTAAGATTACGATGGTTCACTGGAGAATATAGAAACAGCCATGCATTTGACTTGGGAAGGTGATTCGAAGTTGCCATTAGCAACCAAATATAAGCGTGTAGGCCACAGCACTTAAAATGTAAATATAAGATTGGACCAGCTGACTTTCAAGTTGTGATTTTGAACATGGATTAGCATGTccttttttgtaattttctttttagtaaGTATTAATTGTTACCATGTTCAACTACTTGAAGGTATCCTATCTTTGTGCATGTCCATATTCGTTTTACTAAACTGCCGAAAGGGATCAgagtatatattaatattatccATTCAATGGAAATGCCTCACATGAATTTTACAGGGAAACTATATTTAACGGTGAATGACGGCTAATTGACAACAATTGTTTGACTTTCTAACAggaataatcatatataaagcATTATGCATATGGAAAGGGAAGGAGTGCATTAATATACGTACtttaacattttaatattttaaatattaaagtgAAGTATTCATTTTGTGATTCTTTTATGATATAGTTTTTCTAAGTTCAAATTATGTAATTGGTGTATATACTCTGTCAAAGTTGGATTTAATTTCTGTACaataaattgtaaaaattgaatttctttactttttaaaattaacaatgTCAATCCAATTATTAAcgatgttaaaatttttccaTTTGCTATGCTAATATGGTTTTTGAATGTCCTAACATGGTATATTCTTGCTAATGTGGCATTAAATATTGTGAAACCCCTAACTTCTAAGTTGGATAAATCGGATGGTAGACTTGGTGAGCTTGGGAAACCTTTCCAATAACTCAAAAACCTTGATTTTACCcttaaaaatacataaatttaGGACTTGAAGGTTAGTGGAGGAAGTTGGAATGGAATTAGGCTTGAAAGGGCCAATTTTTACAAGTTTGAACTAGAAGTGTCGATCTCAAGAAGCAAAATGGGGCAAAATGCATTCCGGAGGTTGCTAGTATCGACACCCACCCTTCCAAGGATCAATCCCGAAGCCCCAAGACAGAAAATGCATTCTGTTTTTACGTCAGGATCGACCTCCACCTTTAAAGCGTCGATCCTACAGCACTTTGACAAAACAATAAAACCCTAAAACTCCCCCAACCCGAGCCACCTTCCATTGATTCTCTCTTCTTcgtttttcttctcattttctctcaaaatctcctCCTCTCAAGATCCTCAAAGTTTCGTGATCAAACCTTGAATTCTAAGTACCAAAAGGTAAAGATTTCAATTCCAAAAAGAatggtttttcttatttcagctcttttctctctaaaatcgAAGTTTTTggtctcttttgtttttttaaccAACAACCACCTTTCATTTTTATCCGGTCAaagtcaatttaatttttaattttaaaaaatatacaaaaagtTTTTCTCCTCA
Protein-coding sequences here:
- the LOC18613085 gene encoding MDIS1-interacting receptor like kinase 2, with amino-acid sequence MSNHRNPCLVLFHAVLLSLLPLKITCSARTQAEALVQWKNSLSFSPPSLNSWSLSNLNNLCNWTSITCDGTGTVSEINLSNANMSGSIAQLNFTPFANLTRLDLINSGMEGPIPSAIGTLSKLLVLDLSNNSFEGNIPSEIGRLTELQYLSLFNNNLNGTIPSQVSNLQKLRYLDLGFNYFVSIDWSDFSVMPLLTHLSLDYNEFDRLEFPQFILNYRNLTSLDLSLNKLTGPIPESLYTNLSKLEYLNLTSNVFEGPLSSNISKLSQLIDLRLGTNQLTGSIPESIGTMSNLETVELFENSFEGKIPSSFSQLRKLKKLDLHSSGLNSTIPSELGSCTNLTFLALAGNQMSGKLPMSLSKLTKIIELGLSDNSFDGEIPPSLISNWTNLISLQLQNNLFTGRIPPEIGLLTKLHLLFLYGNKLSGSIPSEIGNLKSMITLDLSGNQLSGPIPRTVWSLSNLARLQLFYNELSGTIPPEVGNMTSLESLDLNTNLLHGELPDSISSLTNLKSISLFTNSFSGSIPRDFGKYSPHLVYVSFSNNSFSGELPPELCSGFNLQNLTVNGNNFTGSLPACLRSCRQLLRVRFDGNQFTGNITNAFGVHPSLDFITLSDNQFTGEISPNWGECQNLTNLEMDNNKISAEIPTELGKLSRLGVLNLAANELTGDIPFELRNLSMLFNLNLSQNHLIGEIPYIVGNLERLEYLDLSRNKLTGVIPQDLEKCEKLLSLNLSHNNLSGEIPRELGSLSGLQYLLDLSSNSLSGTIPRDLGKLASLEILNVSHNHLSGRIPTLSNMISLRSFDFSYNELTGPIPNDRVFQNASGNAFVGNSGLCGDVEGLTSCTFNLPKSKSNNKKILIAIIVPICGILILATIAAGVLKYHQQSKLLDEETKGSKRTDVFESTIWEREGKFTFGDIAKATECFNDKYCIGRGGFGTVYRAVLPTGQVVAVKKLNLSDSSDIQATNRKSFENEIQMLTEIRHRNIIKLYGYCSREGCMYLVYEYVERGSLGNVLYGAQRGVGLGWATRVRIVQGLAHAISYLHHDCSPPIIHRDISLNNVLLEEEFEPRLSDFGTARLLNPDSLNWTTVAGSYGYMAPELALTMQITAKCDVYSFGVVALEIMMGKHPGELLNSLSSVTLLSNNKELLLKDLLDQRLPPPMDQIAEEVVFVVTMGLACTRSKPEARPTMRFVAQELSARTQACLVEPLGTITISKLTSFQK